The segment GCCAGTGCACCGCATTGTGGAGGCCACAGataacagaagaaaaaaaatgccATGTGGATCCAAAGCGATGCAGTCATGGTGCATACATTTTTGGTAGGGGGATCGAACACTATCTTAAGCCGGTCtgcagctgagctacagaggaccacaatgtcaTGATCTACTTTGAAATCAAGCAGTCTAGTCAATATTGTCAAGGCTAGACTGTCGATTCTTCCAATGCACTCATCACGTGTCTAAATAAATACATTACACAAGGCATTGAAAAACAATTGTATTAATACTACGTCATACAACAGGGCCTAGGAGTGAATAGTAATAGTAGATTGATTCAAATTGTCCATCAGGTTGGAAAGAAGTGTCTACAGAGCAAAGTACTATCCAAAGTGCAACAATGCTCAGAAACAACAAATGGACAGAGACATTGATTCATTTTGTATCGCTATCTTTATTTGTATCAGATTCCAAGGAAAACAAAAAAGACTTTAGGCCTTGTATCCACGGCTGGATCTGCGCCCACGAGCACGCTCAAACTTCCTGCCCTTGGAGCGAATGTAGGGCCTGAGGGAGAGAAGAGATAAGCCATTAATTAAGTGTTTCAAACACCTTCCTAGATTCTGCAGATAATGCATTAATGTTGATTATGTGCATTGTCTATCAACTAGATGCCAATATTAAGGGGACAAAACAAGCAAAATACAGCTATGCCTAATGTATTTCAAAATGATGGATTTTTCCTTCTCCGttccttgaagtaatcactgatATGATAGCACTGGGTTGGAGAAGGTGAATCTAGTGGAACCCAGGCATATACATGTTTTATATTTAGTAAATAAACTAACATTGAGTCCAACAAATTTCTCTACACCAATTCCTGGGCCCAGTTTTTACAAAAGTTTGTATTTGGATCAGAATGATACGGATTCTGGAATCCTCCGTTTTACAATTCAAGATCAGATCGATCTGGACGTTTTTGAGCCAGGTTTTTCCAGAAAATAATCAGATGAGATCATTCTGATCAAGATGCCACAATATCAAGATCACTGAATCTGGACTACCTACACCTTGCCATCTACTGGACAGGTTATGGTACTACTACTAAACTGTCATAGGGAACCTGAGAGGAGTAAACTAATGTGTATAGtgctatttctatttttttttttttttttaccatttattattttatttcacttagtcctgcatgttggagcataagattttcactgtaccctgcaattatACCTGCAACCCCTGTACGTGACGATTAAACACTGAATACAAAAGGTACTCAAGAGTAAAAAATAATGGAGCCTGCATAACACTTATAAGTACATGCATTTATTTGTAGGGATGCAAACTGGTGAGTGCCCAAAAATGTGACATTTTTGTTACTTGCTGTTTTCAGCGATGTAAAGGCGCAAGCGTGACTGTGCTCCGTTTTCCTCTATGGCAGTGTCACTCAGAAGCTGCATGACCGCAAAGCCTAGTCAGATTGGCCTGTGCTCGTTCTTACAAGCCAAATGAAAAGATGCATGTATCCACTTCGCTGGCGCTGCAAGCCCCTCTAATAATTAATCCAACGTAATAGAAGGACCACCACTGTCTGCACACCCCAGCTCACCATCACGGTTAACATGtacgccccccccccccaaacttAGTTTGGATCTACTTCTCAATATAACAAATTACCACACAGTACCTATACTGCAGTCAATTTAACAAATAAACCTTGATTTTCAGAggtaaaaatgtatatatatatttttttaactccTCACCGTAGTTATATTGACATTTCTTGGTTGTAGTGCCTTTCACCTTTCTAAATCCATCCATCTAGTGGGATCAAGATCATTCTGATTTTCGGCATCTAAATTAGCCTAATCACTACCTTTGAGTTTTGAAAAACGCAAAAACATTTAATCCTGATTAAAGGTCAGATTGGATTACAAAATCTGAATCCCTATACAGAGGATCAGAATCTCATTTCCCAGTTTTGAAATACTAAATTATAACATTTAATTCAATCCGATTGCCGAAATACGATCAGACAAGTTTTGCAAAACTGGGCTGGGCTCAGTGAGGTGCAAACATAGATTACAACACTGCAGACAAACTCACAATTGTTTATTCTACACGACAAGAGAAACATGTTTGTCCTTCTCTACACAATGCACATCTAGTATCCTCATTCTAAAGTAGGGCCATCCACAACAAGTCCATCTACTAACAAAACATCTCATTGAAGTTCTCAATTATAAGAAAGTGTGTCCTCCATTTAAAAACATTCCTGTCATTTTCAGTGAAAACCAAACCGGAGCGAACTTGTCAAACAATTTGGAAAACATTCTCTCAATTGACAGATACTGAATGAAACCCTAGGAGAGCAGCAGTCTCAAGAAAGGGGTACAATACTCACTTGGTGTGGCTGTGGGGGGTTCCGCAGGCTTTTCCAAAATGCCTGTACACCTCTCTGCCCTTACGGGGTCCTGAAAGAAGAAAAACAAGTACGTTTCAGACCAAAGTAACAGGGTTGCCTAGTTAACAGCCACAAAGCCAAAATTGCCTATAACTTAAAACCGCATGAAACACAAATTAGCTTTTTGgcattaatttaaggttaggcctaagattagcagtgtggttaagtttaggtttaaaatcagattttatgagaaattgtagaaataggcgggatTTAGCCATAATCTGACTGTGGCTGTGATAACTAGAGATGACCGTCACTTTAAACATGTAATAGTAGTGCATTTCGGTGAGCACATCCTCCAAACTAGCAGTGTTCTTACCCGACAGCAGCACGGTGCCCTGTCCTTTGGGGGCAGCCAGAGCCAGCTGGTCAAAGGTCATGACCTGACCTCCGGCCTTCAGGATCCTGCGGCGAGCTCCGTCAGTCACCTTCAGAGCGCACACCTGAGGGAAGGGAGAACCGAGGATGTTTAGCAACTCATGTTAACACTTATTTAATGTTCTGAGAAAGTAGTCCAACCCTAGTCCTGAAGAGCTAACTCGTTACCGGGTGGGAAGGCTTTTGTTGTAGCCCAACACCCGATTAAAACAGTCAGGGGTGTATTTACTCCGCCaattgttgcaaaacgtttcttaaaacggaagcaaagggaacagggagggacctacctgaatttgtccaatagaaaggCTCCTTTTGCTTCCATTTGGCTCTTAAACAGTTTCCGTAATAAATACACCCCAGGCTAAACcaagtgttagtgctgggctggagcaaaagcctgacCCAAGCAGGAATCCAGTAAGTTAAAACATAACCTTTACCTTGAGTTTGGGGATATCCTGGATTCTGACATCATCAGTGACGGTTCCCACGACGACTGCGGTTCTGTTCTCACGACCAGGCAGTTTCATCTTACGGATCTGAAGCGGAGAGCAAATAGTtcagaagaggacagggacaACAGCCACACAGTGA is part of the Coregonus clupeaformis isolate EN_2021a chromosome 28, ASM2061545v1, whole genome shotgun sequence genome and harbors:
- the rpl18 gene encoding 60S ribosomal protein L18, whose product is MGVDIRHNKDRKVHRKEPKSQDIYLRLLVKLYRFLARRSTAPFNKVVLRRLFMSRTHRPPISVSRMIRKMKLPGRENRTAVVVGTVTDDVRIQDIPKLKVCALKVTDGARRRILKAGGQVMTFDQLALAAPKGQGTVLLSGPRKGREVYRHFGKACGTPHSHTKPYIRSKGRKFERARGRRSSRGYKA